The following are encoded in a window of Alphaproteobacteria bacterium genomic DNA:
- a CDS encoding DUF6378 domain-containing protein, translated as MNGEQMLQRSLQIFEERRANYGLAKHHFREVARRWSLALGCQVTPQQVVMCLIELKLARLKENPTHLDSIIDIAGYAAVMVEVLPEPDQGGLPDGSK; from the coding sequence ATGAATGGAGAGCAGATGCTGCAGCGTTCACTGCAGATATTTGAAGAGCGCCGTGCCAATTACGGCCTGGCAAAACATCACTTCCGCGAGGTTGCCAGACGCTGGTCGCTGGCGCTGGGTTGTCAAGTCACCCCGCAACAGGTGGTGATGTGCCTGATTGAACTCAAGCTGGCGCGGCTCAAAGAAAACCCCACCCACCTCGACAGCATTATCGACATTGCCGGTTATGCGGCGGTGATGGTCGAGGTGCTTCCCGAACCAGATCAGGGAGGGCTTCCTGATGGCTCAAAATAA